In Devosia chinhatensis, the following are encoded in one genomic region:
- a CDS encoding SRPBCC family protein produces MSETETKDASRDLVLTRLIDAPPEAVYRCWTDETLLPRWFAPKPWTVPRATLDLRPGGQCNVVMADEAGTEYPNPGQYLEIVPNRKLVFTDAYIGDWVPAEKPFFTCVLTFVPENGKTRYTAVARHWNAEDREAHEKMGFHEGWGLCAAQMEEVARGL; encoded by the coding sequence ATGAGTGAGACCGAAACCAAGGATGCCAGCCGCGACCTGGTGCTGACGCGGCTGATCGATGCGCCGCCCGAGGCGGTCTATCGCTGCTGGACCGATGAAACGCTTTTGCCCAGATGGTTTGCGCCGAAGCCCTGGACGGTGCCGCGTGCAACGCTGGACCTGCGGCCGGGCGGGCAATGCAATGTGGTGATGGCCGACGAGGCCGGCACCGAATATCCCAATCCCGGGCAATATCTGGAGATCGTGCCGAACCGTAAGCTGGTCTTTACCGATGCCTATATCGGCGACTGGGTTCCGGCCGAAAAACCCTTCTTCACCTGCGTGCTGACCTTCGTGCCCGAAAACGGCAAGACCCGCTACACAGCTGTGGCGCGCCACTGGAACGCCGAAGATCGGGAAGCGCACGAAAAGATGGGGTTTCATGAGGGCTGGGGCCTCTGCGCGGCGCAGATGGAGGAAGTGGCGCGGGGGCTTTGA